The Osmia bicornis bicornis chromosome 9, iOsmBic2.1, whole genome shotgun sequence genome has a segment encoding these proteins:
- the LOC114880667 gene encoding transferrin, whose amino-acid sequence MRFENRAVLAALLVAVAGSFAAAENTPTGRVFTICVPEVYWEECAEMIKDSAVKGIPISCISGRDRFECIERVGKKEADVVAVDPEDMYLAAKDNELAAKAGYSIVEQVRTKEEPDAPYRYEAVAVVHKDLNINNVQGLRGLKSCHTGIGRNVGYKIPITKLTAMGVLHNLHDPEYSARENELRALSSLFSKGCLVGTWSPDPAIHRRLKQTYSNMCALCEKPDVCDYPDLYSGYEGALRCLAHNGGEVAWTKVIYVKRFFGLPVGVSRAVPTTENPADFRYFCPDGSKVPIDANTKPCTWAARPWQGYMTNGAVQDVQAVQKELTDLGKLGEQEKADWWKDIMLLDEKTLAVAAPPIQPEQHLTNSKYLDVIERNSGAVGKSARWCVWDQGSLEKCRALARASFSRDVRPKLECMLQKTQDECLKSIKDGNADLTAIEGGSVARAIKDFNASPIIAESYGKGSTEFSERPAVAVVRKSASISKLDDLRGKKSCHSGYKGDFAGWAAPVHALKDKGLIASEEEVANFFSGSCAPGAPVDSTLCQQCVGSMAANDERVRSATKCKPNEAELFRGGEGALKCLLNGKGDVAFLPLPALLAQEENKTLTEDLKLLCPDGGLAPINEWQRCNLGMDPPRVIVTSAAKTVNAREELTHGTLAASTLYSKRPDLLHLFGTWAGQPNLLFRDDAKGLMSVNQSWNKWNDWQETERNYGTA is encoded by the exons ATGCGGTTCGAAAATCGCGCCGTTCTGGCCGCGCTCCTCGTAGCCGTCGCCGGCTCGTTCGCCGCGGCTGAAAATACTCCCACGGGACGAGTCT tCACGATATGCGTGCCCGAAGTCTACTGGGAGGAGTGCGCGGAAATGATCAAGGATTCGGCCGTGAAAGGAATACCCATCTCCTGCATTTCCGGCCGCGATCGATTCGAGTGCATCGAGAGAGTCGGTAAAAAGGAGGCGGACGTGGTGGCGGTCGATCCGGAGGATATGTACCTGGCCGCAAAGGACAACGAGTTGGCTGCGAAAGCCGGCTACAGCATCGTCGAACAGGTGAGAACGAAGGAGGAACCGGACGCGCCGTACCGTTACGAGGCCGTGGCCGTGGTGCACAAGGATCTCAACATCAACAACGTGCAAGGCTTGCGCGGCTTAAAGTCCTGTCATACCGGAATCGGTCGCAACGTGGGTTACAAGATACCGATCACCAAACTCACCGCCATGGGAGTGTTGCACAACCTGCACGATCCAGAGTACTCGGCGCGCGAGAACGAGCTCCGTGCGTTGAGCTCGCTATTCTCCAAGGGATGCTTGGTCGGCACCTGGTCCCCGGATCCCGCGATCCACCGTAGACTGA AACAAACCTACTCGAATATGTGCGCTCTCTGCGAGAAACCGGACGTCTGCGACTACCCGGACCTCTACTCGGGATACGAGGGCGCGTTGCGATGCCTCGCGCACAACGGTGGCGAGGTCGCCTGGACCAAGGTGATTTACGTGAAACGATTCTTCGGCTTGCCGGTCGGCGTCTCGCGCGCGGTACCAACCACCGAGAATCCGGCCGATTTCCGCTACTTCTGCCCGGACGGCAGCAAAGTACCGATTGACGCGAACACGAAACCGTGTACCTGGGCCGCTAGACCTTGGCAAGGATACATGACGAACGGAGCCGTGCAGGACGTGCAAGCTGTGCAAAAGGAACTGACGGATCTCGGTAAGTTGGGCGAGCAAGAAAAGGCAGACTGGTGGAAGGACATCATGTTACTGGACGAGAAGACTTTGGCTGTTGCCGCGCCTCCGATACAGCCCGAACAACATTTGACCAACTCGAAATATCTGGACGTGATCGAGCGGAACTCCGGAGCGGTGGGCAAGAGCGCACGCTGGTGCGTCTGGGACCAAGGCTCGCTCGAAAAGTGCCGCGCTCTCGCCAGAGCCTCCTTCTCGAG AGACGTCAGACCGAAACTCGAGTGCATGCTCCAAAAGACTCAAGACGAGTGTCTGAAATCGATCAAGGATGGCAACGCGGACCTGACGGCCATCGAGGGAGGCTCGGTGGCTCGAGCGATCAAGGACTTCAACGCGTCGCCTATAATCGCGGAATCGTACGGAAAAGGCTCGACCGAATTTAGCGAGAGACCTGCCGTGGCGGTCGTCCGAAAGTCTGCTTCGATCAGCAAACTGG ACGATCTGAGGGGCAAGAAATCGTGTCACAGCGGATACAAGGGAGACTTCGCCGGCTGGGCGGCTCCGGTGCACGCCTTGAAGGACAAAGGTCTGATCGCTTCGGAAGAGGAAGTAGCCAACTTCTTCTCGGGATCGTGCGCCCCGGGCGCCCCTGTCGACTCCACCCTCTGCCAACAATGCGTTGGAAGCATGGCGGCCAACGATGAACGAGTTCGAAGCGCGACCAAGTGCAAGCCTAACGAAGCGGAACTTTTCCGAGGTGGTGAAGGAGCCCTCAA GTGTTTGTTGAACGGTAAAGGAGACGTAGCGTTCCTACCATTGCCCGCTCTACTCGCCCAGGAAGAAAACAAAACGTTAACCGAGGACTTGAAATTACTCTGCCCCGACGGCGGTCTCGCCCCCATCAACGAATGGCAACGATGCAACCTGGGCATGGATCCACCCAGGGTGATCGTCACTTCCGCAGCCAAGACCGTGAACGCCCGGGAAGAACTAACTCACGGCACCTTAGCCGCCAGCACGCTTTACTCTAAACGACCGGATCTGTTGCACCTGTTCGGCACTTGGGCCGGTCAGCCTAACTTGCTATTCAGG GACGACGCAAAAGGC
- the LOC114880675 gene encoding uncharacterized protein LOC114880675 isoform X2: MIETRRNKWRVMLAFGLLLMVVGVVNGRESAGTESSASSTTLATSSVEEDKAEARWVEDDSVAAKPGRSVGRKDSKDSYLEALRHSRTSTDPREGIVAVDGTGSGSLQRRKEYVQGPVYAPKRSEANSRIVQHSPVDRDSFSMVPSDSYTLPSRTAVDFAGVRNSYGPPQTPRPAYGPAFNEYYSSEYAGNAYLPPQQAYGPPSSSYGPPSGPSYGYGNGHATSETQLTLPSIDFSWPFALKLNAFTLAKILLKLVIFKMIVKFIAIICLLLFIPKLEIKKGNKGSSNDDEEEEGRGIVDANSSIWERLNRLTVVVNEAVEQYRASNEDCSSFGCRDGRGTTSNDRIWPDYEQLLTSYILEETRSLRTNT, translated from the exons ATGATCGAGACGAGAAGAAATAAGTGGCGAGTGATGTTGGCGTTCGGATTGTTGTTGATGGTCGTCGGTGTGGTAAACGGTCGCGAATCCGCCGGCACCGAGTCGTCGGCGTCGTCGACGACGCTTGCTACGAGCAGCGTCGAAGAGGATAAAGCGGAAGCTAGATGGGTAGAGGACGATTCAGTGGCGGCTAAGCCAGGAAGGAGTGTCGGACGGAAAGATTCGAAGGACAGCTATCTGGAGGCGCTGAGACACTCTCGCACCAGCACGGATCCTCGCGAGGGAATCGTAGCGGTGGATGGAACCGGTAGCGGATCGCTTCAGCGGCGGAAAGAGTACGTGCAAGGACCGGTGTACGCGCCGAAGCGTTCGGAAGCTAACTCGCGAATCGTGCAGCATAGCCCGGTCGATCGCGACTCGTTCTCCATGGTCCCGAGCGATTCGTACACTCTGCCAAGTCGAACGGCCGTCGACTTTGCGGGAGTTCGAAACTCTTATGGACCGCCGCAAACGCCCCGTCCTGCTTATGGTCCAGCTTTCAACGAATACTACTCGTCAGAATACGCCGGAAACGCTTACTTGCCACCACAGCAAG CTTACGGACCACCGAGCTCCAGCTACGGTCCCCCTTCGGGTCCCTCCTACGGCTACGGAAACGGGCACGCAACGTCCGAAACACAGCTCACCTTACCGTCCATCGATTTTTCGTGGCCGTTCGCGCTGAAACTAAACGCCTTCACTTTGGCCAAGATTCTCCTGAAGCTGGTGATCTTCAAGATGATCGTGAAATTCATCGCCATCATATGCCTGCTGCTGTTTATCCCTAAGCTCGAGATCAAGAAGGGTAACAAAGGGAGCTCGAACGACGACGAAGAGGAGGAGGGACGCGGTATCGTCGACG CGAATTCGAGCATTTGGGAGCGTTTGAACCGTTTGACGGTGGTGGTGAACGAGGCGGTCGAGCAATATCGAGCCTCGAACGAGGACTGTTCCAGTTTTGGGTGCCGGGATGGACGAGGCACGACGAGTAACGACCGGATTTGGCCGGATTACGAACAGTTGTTGACCAGTTACATCCTGGAGGAAACGCGTTCCCTCCGAACGAACACTTAG
- the LOC114880675 gene encoding uncharacterized protein LOC114880675 isoform X1, translating to MIETRRNKWRVMLAFGLLLMVVGVVNGRESAGTESSASSTTLATSSVEEDKAEARWVEDDSVAAKPGRSVGRKDSKDSYLEALRHSRTSTDPREGIVAVDGTGSGSLQRRKEYVQGPVYAPKRSEANSRIVQHSPVDRDSFSMVPSDSYTLPSRTAVDFAGVRNSYGPPQTPRPAYGPAFNEYYSSEYAGNAYLPPQQGEGRAYGPPSSSYGPPSGPSYGYGNGHATSETQLTLPSIDFSWPFALKLNAFTLAKILLKLVIFKMIVKFIAIICLLLFIPKLEIKKGNKGSSNDDEEEEGRGIVDANSSIWERLNRLTVVVNEAVEQYRASNEDCSSFGCRDGRGTTSNDRIWPDYEQLLTSYILEETRSLRTNT from the exons ATGATCGAGACGAGAAGAAATAAGTGGCGAGTGATGTTGGCGTTCGGATTGTTGTTGATGGTCGTCGGTGTGGTAAACGGTCGCGAATCCGCCGGCACCGAGTCGTCGGCGTCGTCGACGACGCTTGCTACGAGCAGCGTCGAAGAGGATAAAGCGGAAGCTAGATGGGTAGAGGACGATTCAGTGGCGGCTAAGCCAGGAAGGAGTGTCGGACGGAAAGATTCGAAGGACAGCTATCTGGAGGCGCTGAGACACTCTCGCACCAGCACGGATCCTCGCGAGGGAATCGTAGCGGTGGATGGAACCGGTAGCGGATCGCTTCAGCGGCGGAAAGAGTACGTGCAAGGACCGGTGTACGCGCCGAAGCGTTCGGAAGCTAACTCGCGAATCGTGCAGCATAGCCCGGTCGATCGCGACTCGTTCTCCATGGTCCCGAGCGATTCGTACACTCTGCCAAGTCGAACGGCCGTCGACTTTGCGGGAGTTCGAAACTCTTATGGACCGCCGCAAACGCCCCGTCCTGCTTATGGTCCAGCTTTCAACGAATACTACTCGTCAGAATACGCCGGAAACGCTTACTTGCCACCACAGCAAGGTGAGGGAAGAG CTTACGGACCACCGAGCTCCAGCTACGGTCCCCCTTCGGGTCCCTCCTACGGCTACGGAAACGGGCACGCAACGTCCGAAACACAGCTCACCTTACCGTCCATCGATTTTTCGTGGCCGTTCGCGCTGAAACTAAACGCCTTCACTTTGGCCAAGATTCTCCTGAAGCTGGTGATCTTCAAGATGATCGTGAAATTCATCGCCATCATATGCCTGCTGCTGTTTATCCCTAAGCTCGAGATCAAGAAGGGTAACAAAGGGAGCTCGAACGACGACGAAGAGGAGGAGGGACGCGGTATCGTCGACG CGAATTCGAGCATTTGGGAGCGTTTGAACCGTTTGACGGTGGTGGTGAACGAGGCGGTCGAGCAATATCGAGCCTCGAACGAGGACTGTTCCAGTTTTGGGTGCCGGGATGGACGAGGCACGACGAGTAACGACCGGATTTGGCCGGATTACGAACAGTTGTTGACCAGTTACATCCTGGAGGAAACGCGTTCCCTCCGAACGAACACTTAG